The DNA region TATATCAGTTGAGACTAAGAAACTGGATACTTCGTTGTCTATTAATCTTCGGCCTCCACCAGTTGATAGAAGCAAATCATTTGACGATGATGATTCGACAAGAAAGCCTAGTGCTGTCAAGAAATCCATGGTGGTGGTTCCTTCACATGTGAAAGTCTATTCAGTTGCAGATCTCCAGATTGCTACTGGCAGTTTCAGCGTAGATAATCTTCTTGGAGAAGGGACTTTTGGACGAGTATACAGAGCTGAGTTTGATGATGGAAAGGTAGTATTGTTATCTTATAATGTAATTCTAATTACTTTCTCTTGAAATATGTCATAATGTTTTTAGAACACTCTTACCTTTCAGGTTCTTGCTGTGAAGAAAATAGATTCGTCTGCTCTTTCACATGGCATGACCGATGATTTCATTAAAATGGTATCGAAAATCGCCAGTTTGAATCATCCAAATGTGACCAAGCTTGTTGGTTACTGTGCTGAGCACGGACAACATCTCGTGGTCTATGAATTCCACAAAAATGGATCATTACATGACTTCTTACACTTATCAGAAGAGGAAAGTAAAGGCTTGGTGTGGAATTCACGAGTCAAGATTGCTCTTGGGACTGCACGCGCACTAGAGTAAATTCCAAAAACAATTCATTGCTTAGCCAAAGAAACTGAGTATTTTGGTTAACAGAAAGTATTGTTCTTGCAGGTACCTGCATGAAGTTTGTTCACCATCTATAGTTGACAAGAACATCAAATCAGCTAATATTTTACTCGACTCAGAGCTGAATCCTCACTTATCAGATTCCGGTCTGGCAAGCTTCCTTCCCACAGCTGATGAGGTTTGGATACACAGTCTCTTATCCAAACTCTGTACTATTTCTCAACTTATTTGGTTGCTTAGATCATTTTGATACGTGCAGttaataaaccaaaccgatgAAGGGTATAGCGCACCTGAAGTATCAATGTCAGGCCAGTATTCTTTGAAGAGCGACGTTTACAGTTTTGGAGTAGTGATGCTTGAACTCTTAACTGGGAGAAAACCATTTGACAGGTAAACTCTATTATGATTATAACTAGGCTTGATTTAGATGTGGAATGTGTTTCTGAATTTGAATCTTACAACTGGTAATATAAACTTGAGCAGCACGAGGTCAAGATCTGAGCAGTCATTGGTTAGATGGGCGACACCACAACTTCACGACATTGATGCTTTAGGCAAAATGGTTGATCCAGCTCTTAAAGGGCTTTATCCTGTtaaatctctctctcgattTGCAGATGTTATCGCTCTCTGCGTCCAGGTAAATATAATGGttacaaatcaaaatcttgTAAGCAACTTGCAAAATCAAGAAAGTCTTTAActgattttgggttttgtttattAACAGCCGGAGCCGGAGTTTAGACCACCGATGTCCGAAGTTGTGCAGGCTCTGGTTGTGTTAGTGCAGAGAGCTAACATGAGCAAAAGAACTGTCGGAGTTGATCCACCGCAACGTTCTGGTAACCCCGACACGACCAATGATTACATGTAAAAGTCCTCTCTGTCAGATGAAGccacagaaacaacaaaaagcaaaatTGGAAGATAAATAGCATTGTATAATCCCattgttttattgtatttgtatgttGTTCCAAAGTTTGTAGCTTCTCAAAACCAAAttcttttttgatttctttcaaCATCAGTTctatattggcttggtttaatTCGTTCTTGATCATTTACGTGTTATCAATTTCGAAGGACGTGACATCAGAAAAGACCAACTTAGCAAAGAATCCAAAAGTATCTGACATTGATGAAACCTGAAAACAACCGAGTTACTGGAATAAGTAGTAAAACAAGTACTGCAAAAGAGAATGAAGGAGAAAGACACAAAGAACAAAGAGTGTTTCTGAGTTTTGCTTTAGGAGCGTTGTGATGAAGCAAACCGACTtcaatctttttctctctaattgTAGACCATATACTTTGGAGTGGCACTGAACTTTTGGTAACCTTTGATAACTTTGTTCACTGCATCCAGAAAGTCTTTCTCAGTCACAGTCTTTCTCCTAGCTCTGATTGCGTACATTCCAGCTTCAGTGCATACACTTCTGATGTCAGCTCCTGCCAAAGACAAAAGATTAACAAAATCCCAAGTCAGAACAAATCTTTAAAGCACAAAAATGCATGAGAGCTGTTTCATGGTTGAGGGATCATTACCAGTCGAGTTTGGGCAGAGGCGAGCAAGGAGTTCGAAACGGATGTCTCTTTCGCAGTTCATTGTTCGTGTGTGAATCTTAAAGATCTGTGTTCTGCTCTCCAGATCAGGAAGACCAAACTCAACCTTACGGTCAAGACGTCCAGGACGTAAAAGAGCAGGGTCAAGTGTGTCAGGCCTGGATAAGAGAGTTAATACAGAAACACCAATGAGTCGATCCGTATTATAGAGTTGTGTAGTTTACTTATAGATGGTACAGGGATTGTGACTGACCTGTTTGTTGCCATAAGAACCTTGATGTTACCACGTGCGTCGAACCCATCAAGCTGATTGACAATCTCAAGCATAGTACGTTGGACTTCATTGTCACCACCTACACCGTCATCAAATCTTGCACCACCAATTGCATCAACTTCGTCAAAGAACACAATGCAAGCTTTCTTGGACCGTGCCATCTGAATAGAGAGTATTATACAGTTCAGAACAAAATATAGCAGCATTGGCTTGACAAACTCAGAAAGCGCAAGGGGTGCTTACAATCAATTACCTGAAACAGTTCACGAACCATTCTAGCTCCTTCCCCAACATACTTCTGAACAAGCTCACTGCCAATAACCCTGATAAAGCAAGCATCGGTTCTATTGGCCACAGCTCTAGCCAGAAGAGTTTTACCGGTACCAGGAGGACCGTAGCAGAGAACACCCTTAGGAGGATCTATTCCAAGCTTCACAAATTTCTCTGGATGAAGCATCGGCAGTTCAACAACCTACAACAACAGAGAAACTGTTAATCTTTGATGAAGATATTACATCACACCACTTGTCAAACTTTAGCAAAACATTGTAAGATAAGCACACAGAATATCAACAAAAGTTCAAAATACCTCTCGCATCTTTTCAATCTGCTCCTTGCAGCCACCAACATCATTGTAAGTTACATCAGGTTTCTCTTCGACTGTCATCATGGTCACGCTAGGATCGATTTTCGGAGGTAGAGGGATCTGTATCTGATATTTATTCCGATCAACTCTGCAAGTACAAATCAAAGACAGAACGTTCTCATAAGTTTTCATCGATATGAGAATTGCATAACGACTAAAAGGGTTCCTCTGAAGCAAATAAAACATCTAGAAAGAAGATACAACGGAGAACTGATAATTAGGTAGATACAAAACTCAGTTCATAAACAGAACATACCCCACACGCATGCCTTCTTCAATATCAGTGGGAGAAACTTTATCGCCAAGTCCAACAACAAACTGGAGTTAAGAACCAAAAACTAAATCAGtataaccaaaaacataaaagtcTCTGAAACACACAATTGATTATGCAGCAAACCAGTAACAGCAACCAagtgatataatataatgtacCTTAGCAATTTGTTTGACATTGATAACGTATTTGGCGTCTTCAGTGTTTGGACTTATAATCTTTGTGCATCTCGCAACCTGGACAGAAAAAACGTTTACCTTAATCCCTTATAGCCACCATGAGACAAGACGACCTATATCAGACAACTACCTAAAAACGAAAACCTACCTGAAGAGGTTGCTCCTCTTGCATCATTTGCTTATCAGATACAAGATCCCATTGACTGGGAGGAGCTAAACCAGTATCAGACTCCTTGATACCTGAAAGTGACCatatatataagcaaaccaATGACCATAAACAGAGAAGTCACTAGCTAATCAAAGTAAGCCCAACACTTGAGTGTGCACACACATACCACATAGATCGTTGATCTTCTTGGCGagatctttaatttctttctcaGCTTTCTTGATAGGTGCAGAGTAAGGCCCTAACCCCTGTTTAGGAATAACATATACCAAGGTCAGCATATGTAATAAGAACAGATACAGTGAGGCAGGATTCACTCATCTAAGTAGCAGGTAGCACAAAATTGACCTAAGTAGAACAAATCAAAGCTCATCAAAGAGCAATTAAGAACGAATCTAGCTCAAAACTACTCATGAGAAAACATCAAATTGGTTTACAGAGAGACGAAACCCTCACATTCGAGAACACCAGACCTAGCAAATTTGACTAACAACACATGGACTCGTAACTAAAATCTACGCTGGATCCGAAACCTCCGATGAACCAGGAAGAGTAAAAAAGCGAAACAAACCCGAAACtccaaatcaaatttatttagGGTTCAAAGAAGGGGGAAGCTTACATAAGTCTTGAGGAGAGCGATATCGTCTTCGTCAAGAGGGCGAGGATTCTTCTCGTCTCTGATCTCGTCTTCAATGTCTCTCACCATTTTTCGCCGGAATTTGGAATCGGAGATTTAAGATTCTCAGAAAGCTCTGAGAGAAGAGAATGAATTAACGATTTATGTGTTTGTCTTGCAcgagaggaaaagagaaaaggaagcTCTATTGGTCTCGTTACTGTATCTGAAAGCGTATATGTAGAACCCACACGTGCCCGCTCCCACGTGTAAACTGGGCTTTTTAAGCGAGGCCCATATTTTGTGTCTTGTTGGAGAGGTCAGATCATCAAACTGAGAATGAACCgagatttatttttcaattattcggttaaaccaaaccaaaaccgaaGGTCTACCCATAGACGCATAAATTGGACCGTGAATCGCAGGCCATTTGGtagttattttgtttgtatcctttaattcttttgttcttttacttttgtaatTCTTGTTTCATACTATGATCCAATTTAGGATTTAGAGTATCCTTGTAGTTCAAAATCGTAACAAGAAGTTTCTAAAGCAACAaggaatcaaaagaaagaagaaaaaaagaattggagCGTAATGTTAGCTTCAAAGAGCTGAAATCATTATGTTCTAAGAAAGAAGTGCCAAACGGGTTAAACTAGATTGCGATATTTAAGAACATCGTTCTTATTGAGATGAAAGGATTTGCAAATCTCTAATATGGTCGCCTCGTCAAGTCATTCCTCGCCAGCTTTACGAATTAGCTGATGTAACTCTTCTGATGGAAGCAAAATCTGTTTCATGAGGAAAACAAAGACAAGTAAGAAACAAGATACTTTCCATCAAGTTTCTTTGATGACagagagatggagaaagagataagATCAGCTTACACATGTGGgagattgagattttttttccgggttgctgttgtttttgttgctttcgTCTGCATCATCACTTGAGCCTGGTTTCTGAGGATCCGACTGGTCTGCGATGAGCTTAAGCAGCTTCTCACTTCCCTAACATGTCAATAAAGATAATTTTGGGTTTATATAAAACCTCTACGATAATATGGAATCATGCATCGAGATTCGAGAAGCAAAGATGACAGACCTGAAGAGCCCGCCAGTGAGAATATGTACGGAATAAGACCCAGAAAAACGGTATGTTTGGTAATGGCAGTACCtaaatggaaagaagaaaaggCTTTGGTGGTTATCATACTCGAAAAAAATAAACCCGAGTTAGTTGAGGGCTATAGCTACATACCATAAATGCACTGGTCACTGGAAGCAAAGTTACTGAACCAACTAGGTACTTCTTGTGCAGGATTGTTCCACTGCAAcaaatccaattaaaaaaaaacatcggtGATACAAGGAAAGTGGATTCTGAATCTATGACTACACCTGAAAACCGGATATAAAGTTTCATCGTTTGAGACAGCGGGTAGCAAAGTGAGTTACCTCATGGCAATGTGCCGTAGTCTCCTGCGTACAAGTCTAGGATCTAAACTGAAACATTTGACACGGATTAGCTAAAACGGTAACCAATCCGAACTCACCAGAAtatacttataagttataaagaCATGATCAAATCATCCATTTGAGGTATATTGGTCCTCAAGGTTAAAGAATTCGAGAAAAGGAGAGTGAAGAGAACCTCGGAGGATAAGTGACTTGTACAGAAGTGACCTCCTTGGATATAGACTTCAAGAAAATCTCAGACGGTTTAACACGAGCTAAAAGCTTCAATCCAAACCTATACatcccaaccaaaaaaaaccacaacttGGCATTAAGATTATCAATAAACATAGACCAAAAGACAAAACCTCAAAAATGTCTCAAAATACAAACCCATGaatcttgttcttcattgatccATCTGGCGCTTTCTCAAGACCCACCCAAGCTTTATTCATCTAccattacaacaacaacaagaacaataatTCTTCAGACTTAGTATTGGAGAAATAAAGGAAGAAGACTGATTTAGAAAAACCCTTCTTTTATCTCATTCCTAGTGGTCCTAGATGAGGTTCGTTGTctaatcagaaacaaaaccaaagcttGTTAATTGGTCGAAATTTTATACACCCAATAAATCTAACTAGACGCCACATTGAACACACGGGTATTGTATTTGTAAGCTTTATATAAAGAGATAAAGTTTCAATGTAACTATACCTTGTCAGAGATGAAATCAACGAGAAGCTCTGCGTTGGCATTGATGGGTTTCGATTCAGATGATAATTTCTTCCATAAACCTCGTAAAGTGGTCGGAGTAACACCTGACGGCGATTGAGCAGCGAAAGGATCAACAGATCTGCTGAAACACCACTTCTTCCCTTTGATCGGGAAAACCACCAACCTCGCTCTCATGATCACTCTCAAACAGAAAGGCGAAAAGTCTGaaaaaagtttcgatctttAAGTTTAGGATTTGTCAATTTGTTATCTGGGTATTGCTTTTTAGACAACGTGGGTTGTTTTGTATATTCAAAGGAAAAAATCAATCGAAGCTTTTAAGGTAATTTATAGCGATGAACCGACAAagcctaatatatatatttcacgaGGAAAGACGAAGAAGCGGCGGCGCGTCTTTGGGTATATATATggacaaaatttatatataagcgTGTGTATATGTGTGCTATACTGAAACAGTCTTTGAGATTTGGTTTAACAAAAAGGTCGTCTTATTGTGGATCAGAagcaaataacaaataattagtATCTAACTTAACTGAAGCAATgataaactgatatatataatGATCTCAGATTATATTAGAAGAAACTGTAGCCTGGCTTTATTGTATGTATGATACACTAGTAGTAAAACTATacaccaaaaagaagaagagaattaggCCGTTTATGATGATGAGAACTCACAAGACAGAGACTAGTTTGCGTGTTAATGGGTTTATTCATGATCTGCTACAAAATTAGGCTGCTCGTTTGCACAGAGATACTCATCGCATTCTGACGCTGTTCCCCAGTCTTTTCTGAGTCTGAGGATATCCTCTGTAAAGGTGGAACCCGAGGCACCAATGAATACGCTTGACATTGCGCATATCGTCTTATCCAACATTGCTTCCacctttaaaaataagaatttcCCAAGTATGATTTTGTTAACTTgtgtatcatcatcattcatccaATATGGTGGAGGAAAGAAAACACACCTGTGAGTCACCTTCGAGACCATGTCTGTACAACAATGCATCCCATTTCTCAGCTGAATCACGAGCTGGTCGCTTCACAAGGGGGATAGTCTTTCCATTCAGGATCAACAGCGATTGTAGCAGACCAGTTTCGCTTTCGGCTGCATCAGTTGAAAGGTATATAACCGGAGCCTCGACCTTCTCAATCAGACGAGTGATGCAGTTAGCAGCTTGAGGAATGGGGTAAAAGCAACTTGGATTCTTGGCATTACTGGCACAAGACAGAAAAATTTCTTAGCTACGGTTCTTGATTTAATCTTCATAATGAAATGAACAGAGCTTCACCAAAAGCTACtatgataattaaaaacaatcCATCTTTAACACCATAGAGAAAAGAAGCTATTAAGAAAATTCAATTCTTGATACAAGTGATAATGCCCATACTTATTCATAAATATGATAACCTGGTCAATGGAATTCGCCTAAACTAAGTAGATGTGCAACTCCAATTATTCATTGACATAAGTTCAGCCACACTTCTAAATGTTACCATACAATTAATGCTATAACTTGGTCAAGACTAAGTTACCTACATTGTCACCAAATCTAGTATTTAGATAAGCACAGTTCTTTATACCATTCATTCTACAAGAGAATTAGAAGAGAGAAAGTCTAGCAGAGAAGAATTCTCACATTCAGTTACTATACTactagagaactcaaagaagtAGAAAAATAGATCATACCAAAACTTCAAGAATCCATGCCTGCGGAAATGAAGAGAGATGAAGTTCTTGCCAAGGAAAGTCTGAATAAATCTCTGTGCAGTGAGCAAAATAAGCCGGTTTGGTTCAATCAAAGTCTTGCACTTGTGAGCAACAGGACCACCAGGCTGCATCACCCACTCTCTCTCAACATTAGCATAGAAAACATCCCCAATCGCAATCACATCATCATCTGATCTGAAATTAGTCTCCACTTCCTCAGCAGTCTTGTTGCTTGGCCTCGCAATATCTTCTTCCCATGGCGTGTCTAGCTTCCCTCCAATGGTGATCCCCAAAGCTTTCAACTTTGTAACATGCTCTTTATCTACATAACAAGGCTCCGGTATGGAGAAGTAGCATATGAATCTATCAATATGAACATGATGATGCTTCTTCCTATTCTTATCCTTCTTCCAAAACTCCTCAAAAGAAACCACAACAGTTCTCCCCAAACAAGTATTGATTCGATCAATATCAATGATTCTACTGTAATGGTAATCAAATCTATGGCTAGGGATCACAAGAACACGATTCAGCAATGCAGCAAAGAACATATGCTTCTCCAAACAAATCAAGTGATTACTCATTTGACCAGACAAGCAAATGGCGAAAAGGAACTTATCTGGCCTCGGCTTCCATTGAATCGTCCTCCTCCCATTCAACTTCCGATCTATTTTCCGGCAACTTCCGCCGGCTAGGTAACCACCTAATGAACCGCCGAGTTCAACATTTCCAGTTTTATGCGGAGACAGTAGTGCACTTTGGATCTGTCTGTTCAACGAAACCTGCCGGAAAACTGCAGATTTCACGTCTTCGATCGTTGATAAATTCGATAAAGTGTGGTtccagagagagaagagatcgaTCTCTTGCTTCCTGAGAAGATACAGCGCTTGAAGATCCGATTCATGAGCCCGACCCGACAATGTATTTGACCGGAATACAGAGTCAGGAACTTTGACGGAGAAGTAATTGCTGAAATCGGTAGATAAGTAAATGAGGATGATGACGATAGGGAGGAAGATAACAATGGACTGTTTCTTAGTGAGGTTGAGCTTCAAACTCCGTCTTAAACGTGATCGGAGACTCTCCACGTCGAAGGTAGGTCGTTGCTCTGCCGCCGCGTCGCTGCCACGAAATTGGTTTATTTGAGAATCTGATTCCTCGAGCAGATTCTGGATATCGGCTTCTTCATCTggagacgacgacgaagaagactCTTTCACCATTGATGATACGTCACAGTCGTTGCCGGAGATCAACCCGGAACCGTCGAACCCATATAGCTAGCTAGACTTTTATCCAAGATCCGACCCGGTATACACCACGTGGCATGTCTTCATGAGTTCATTCACATTTaaagatgaaaattttaataggACACCGTTTAGACTGGACGTAAACCACGTGGCCTTTCTTTGTTCACGTTACGGTCACCAGCACAAAGTAAGGCCCATTAGCCCAGTAAAGGGTAAAACGGGTCGAGTCATTAGAACGAGTCCGGTCTCGTTATCCATCGCCTCCTTTGTTGCTGCGTCAAAGCCAGACAGAACACAGAAGTATCAATCTTGTTCGTTGAAATTTTGCTTGTGTGGCTTTTTAGTCTTTtggttttctgggttttttgtttggttactgACTTACTGTTGGTGATGGGTTTTGACGATTGGTGGGCCCGTAGGAGAAGCCCATTAGGAAGCGATGGCTGCATGTGATAATGGGCCTACTGCGGGCTTAGGAAAGGGATCCGCCTGAGAAGAACGCTGGGTCAAATCTGGGAAGAGATCGGAGGATCGAGAAGCGAGATTTTAGGAGTATACAGAGGTGATAGTAGGCATGACCACAGTTACAATTATCACGGTTATGATTTATCAACCACCGGTTACggttaaaaattttgtttaactttaaccgtttattaaacggttaaacggttacggttaAATACGGTTCCAGTTGAAGTGGTTACAGTTATATAcagttacggttatttgataatatgatacggttaacattatttgatgatataatataattaatattatttatttataattaatatatatttttagtgtattcatatttctatatatcatataattcatattaaataaataaatattagtatattttattacatttttaaaacagTTACGATTAACAAATTACGGTTTAACTATGCGGTTAACCAATGGTTTTGATATGGTTACAGTTAATTaacggttatggttaatatAACTTAACCACATATTTACGGTTAACggttacggtttttaaccattttatatgGTTACGATCTGGTTACGGTTCGGATACGGTCCGATTACGGTCcgaaatacggttacggtttgATTTTGGTCATGCCTAGGTGATAGTTTCGAAGTAGTTATCATTTAAATACTCGAGTTGAGATAAGAAAAGGATTCACTTGTAACTTCGCAAGAACATATAAGAAAAGAGCATAAATTTCAGTCCAGTTTGTCGTTTCTTCTGAGTTCATACTGGTTTCTACCGAAAGCTTGCCCAAATCTTAACTTGTCGATCAATACTTTAAATTGTTGTTTCTCATATCAACAATTACTGTTTAGAATTCTACTTCAGTATTGATTGAgactctcaattttttttccaattttctttcttttctaataatGTGTTGACCCCTCTGTCATTGTAACGCCCGTTTCCCGAAAAGATATGAAATATTGAAGTTTATATCGAGAACTGGAGTGAAGTCGTTTTAATTTCCGGTTGGTTTACTAAGGTGCtaactggttctcccgctacctctcgcaaacgctgcgtttgcggctggtagcggttgctagcgattggtaccaatcacacaaactgCTCCAAATCGTTTCCAACcgcttcaaaccactgaattccaaaagctgcttcccgcaagcgtttgcggttgcgggcgattgcggttggaattttttttttaagacatgaaacaaatcaatgataataaaata from Camelina sativa cultivar DH55 chromosome 3, Cs, whole genome shotgun sequence includes:
- the LOC104778312 gene encoding protein STRUBBELIG-RECEPTOR FAMILY 6 — translated: MRRRVNWAVVALFTVCIVGFELRFIHGATDASDTSALNTLFSSMHSPAQLTQWTAAAGDPCGQNWRGVTCSGSRVTQIKLPGLELSGTLGYMLDKLTSLTELDLSSNNLGGDLPYQLPPNLQRLNLANNQFTGAAQYSISHMTPLKYLNLGHNQFKGQIAIDFSKLNSLTTLDFSFNSFTNSLPGTFTSLTSLKSLYLQNNQFSGTVDVLAGLPLETLNIANNDFTGWIPSSLKGITLIKDGNSFNTGPAPPPPPGTPPIHGSPSRKSGGHENRSSGDQSTSNGDSKKSGIGAGAIAGIIISLLVVTALLVAFFLFKRKKSKRSSSMDIEKTDNEPFTLASNDFHENNSIQSSISVETKKLDTSLSINLRPPPVDRSKSFDDDDSTRKPSAVKKSMVVVPSHVKVYSVADLQIATGSFSVDNLLGEGTFGRVYRAEFDDGKVLAVKKIDSSALSHGMTDDFIKMVSKIASLNHPNVTKLVGYCAEHGQHLVVYEFHKNGSLHDFLHLSEEESKGLVWNSRVKIALGTARALEYLHEVCSPSIVDKNIKSANILLDSELNPHLSDSGLASFLPTADELINQTDEGYSAPEVSMSGQYSLKSDVYSFGVVMLELLTGRKPFDSTRSRSEQSLVRWATPQLHDIDALGKMVDPALKGLYPVKSLSRFADVIALCVQPEPEFRPPMSEVVQALVVLVQRANMSKRTVGVDPPQRSGNPDTTNDYM
- the LOC104778313 gene encoding 26S protease regulatory subunit 7 homolog A, whose translation is MVRDIEDEIRDEKNPRPLDEDDIALLKTYGLGPYSAPIKKAEKEIKDLAKKINDLCGIKESDTGLAPPSQWDLVSDKQMMQEEQPLQVARCTKIISPNTEDAKYVINVKQIAKFVVGLGDKVSPTDIEEGMRVGVDRNKYQIQIPLPPKIDPSVTMMTVEEKPDVTYNDVGGCKEQIEKMREVVELPMLHPEKFVKLGIDPPKGVLCYGPPGTGKTLLARAVANRTDACFIRVIGSELVQKYVGEGARMVRELFQMARSKKACIVFFDEVDAIGGARFDDGVGGDNEVQRTMLEIVNQLDGFDARGNIKVLMATNRPDTLDPALLRPGRLDRKVEFGLPDLESRTQIFKIHTRTMNCERDIRFELLARLCPNSTGADIRSVCTEAGMYAIRARRKTVTEKDFLDAVNKVIKGYQKFSATPKYMVYN
- the LOC104778314 gene encoding uncharacterized protein C23H3.12c isoform X2 gives rise to the protein MRARLVVFPIKGKKWCFSRSVDPFAAQSPSGVTPTTLRGLWKKLSSESKPINANAELLVDFISDKMNKAWVGLEKAPDGSMKNKIHGFGLKLLARVKPSEIFLKSISKEVTSVQVTYPPSGTILHKKYLVGSVTLLPVTSAFMVLPLPNIPFFWVLFRTYSHWRALQGSEKLLKLIADQSDPQKPGSSDDADESNKNNSNPEKKSQSPTCILLPSEELHQLIRKAGEE
- the LOC104778314 gene encoding uncharacterized protein C23H3.12c isoform X1; translated protein: MRARLVVFPIKGKKWCFSRSVDPFAAQSPSGVTPTTLRGLWKKLSSESKPINANAELLVDFISDKMNKAWVGLEKAPDGSMKNKIHGFGLKLLARVKPSEIFLKSISKEVTSVQVTYPPSLDPRLVRRRLRHIAMSGTILHKKYLVGSVTLLPVTSAFMVLPLPNIPFFWVLFRTYSHWRALQGSEKLLKLIADQSDPQKPGSSDDADESNKNNSNPEKKSQSPTCILLPSEELHQLIRKAGEE
- the LOC104778314 gene encoding uncharacterized protein C23H3.12c isoform X3, encoding MRARLVVFPIKGKKWCFSRSVDPFAAQSPSGVTPTTLRGLWKKLSSESKPINANAELLVDFISDKMNKAWVGLEKAPDGSMKNKIHGFGLKLLARVKPSEIFLKSISKEVTSVQVTYPPSLDPRLVRRRLRHIAMSGTILHKKYLVGSVTLLPVTSAFMVLPLPNIPFFWVLFRTYSHWRALQTKATKTTATRKKNLNLPHVFCFHQKSYIS
- the LOC104778315 gene encoding uncharacterized protein LOC104778315, with translation MVKESSSSSSPDEEADIQNLLEESDSQINQFRGSDAAAEQRPTFDVESLRSRLRRSLKLNLTKKQSIVIFLPIVIILIYLSTDFSNYFSVKVPDSVFRSNTLSGRAHESDLQALYLLRKQEIDLFSLWNHTLSNLSTIEDVKSAVFRQVSLNRQIQSALLSPHKTGNVELGGSLGGYLAGGSCRKIDRKLNGRRTIQWKPRPDKFLFAICLSGQMSNHLICLEKHMFFAALLNRVLVIPSHRFDYHYSRIIDIDRINTCLGRTVVVSFEEFWKKDKNRKKHHHVHIDRFICYFSIPEPCYVDKEHVTKLKALGITIGGKLDTPWEEDIARPSNKTAEEVETNFRSDDDVIAIGDVFYANVEREWVMQPGGPVAHKCKTLIEPNRLILLTAQRFIQTFLGKNFISLHFRRHGFLKFCNAKNPSCFYPIPQAANCITRLIEKVEAPVIYLSTDAAESETGLLQSLLILNGKTIPLVKRPARDSAEKWDALLYRHGLEGDSQVEAMLDKTICAMSSVFIGASGSTFTEDILRLRKDWGTASECDEYLCANEQPNFVADHE